Proteins encoded within one genomic window of Acidobacteriota bacterium:
- a CDS encoding phosphatidylserine decarboxylase family protein has protein sequence MAKEGYPFVLFFLIPTIVFAVLQWWILAGICLVLTLFMMHFFRDPERTIPTDTNTVVAPADGKITRVIKVEPDNPNSPTLISIFMSPLNVHVNRSPIPGVIREVKHTKGRFVNAMSDEASLVNEQNTITLENDRMTVVMKQIAGFIARRCVFFKQPGDRVGLGERVGLIKFSSRTDLILPAEVQVIVHPGERVYGGTTIIGRIEQK, from the coding sequence ATGGCTAAGGAAGGTTACCCATTTGTTCTTTTCTTTTTGATTCCCACCATTGTGTTTGCGGTTCTGCAGTGGTGGATTCTGGCGGGCATATGCCTGGTCTTGACGCTGTTCATGATGCACTTTTTTCGTGATCCGGAACGCACAATTCCGACTGACACCAATACCGTTGTGGCGCCGGCGGATGGAAAAATCACGCGGGTCATCAAGGTCGAGCCCGACAATCCCAATTCACCCACCCTGATCAGCATTTTTATGTCACCGCTCAATGTCCACGTCAACCGGTCACCAATTCCGGGGGTGATTCGCGAGGTCAAACACACCAAAGGACGCTTTGTAAACGCCATGAGCGATGAAGCGTCCCTGGTCAACGAGCAAAACACAATCACGCTTGAAAATGACCGGATGACCGTCGTCATGAAACAAATTGCGGGGTTTATTGCCCGGCGATGCGTGTTTTTCAAACAACCTGGCGACCGGGTTGGCCTTGGTGAGCGCGTAGGTCTCATCAAGTTCAGTTCACGAACTGACCTAATCCTCCCGGCTGAAGTCCAGGTCATCGTCCACCCTGGCGAGCGTGTCTATGGCGGCACAACCATCATTGGAAGGATTGAACAAAAGTGA
- a CDS encoding DUF465 domain-containing protein, with the protein MSTETVEALKAELLSSHSEYRELAREHKRCETRISELLALPFPSQDEQTEAAFLKKKKLGLKDRMEEIMQSYSKSRTNH; encoded by the coding sequence ATGAGCACCGAAACTGTCGAAGCGCTCAAGGCTGAATTACTCTCAAGCCACTCTGAATACCGCGAGCTGGCACGTGAACACAAACGTTGTGAAACCCGCATCAGTGAACTCCTCGCCCTCCCCTTCCCCAGCCAGGATGAACAAACCGAAGCCGCTTTTCTCAAGAAAAAAAAGCTTGGATTGAAAGACCGCATGGAAGAGATTATGCAATCCTATAGCAAGTCTCGCACAAATCACTGA
- a CDS encoding VWA domain-containing protein yields the protein MMTQGFRRCWQPGGIFFHVFLLLVVVGLTSLTAQAQGILIPQEPNRPRPPVPRPVPIPRTLKIKSIRITTTIKNQVARTHIEQIFLNETPYTLEGTYCFPIPESASLSEFAIWEGNRRLVGEVVERAKARQIYDSIVRTMRDPGLLEYSGKDLFQASVFPIPGNSEKKIELAYSQVLTGENGIVRYRYPLGSGQRAQGEPPQSVVGQVEIDSPTAIKTIYSPSHSIDTKRDGEKKARLSFEVSGQKGLDDFQLYYGLSEKDFGVSLVTHREPGKDGYFLLLIAPKVAISERDRLAKDIVFIFDTSGSMSGEKIEKAKNALKFGLQSLSPVDRFNVIRFSGEEHLFEHGLVEASPDTIKRAVQYVDDFRAEGGTNINDSLLAGLKLFSESAARPRMVVFVTDGLPTVGTTDTATIIKNVTAANQTQARIFTFGVGYDVNTQLLDKIAEQNRAVSDYIEPNEDLEVKVSNFFGRINYPVLSDVKLDFGGVQVDYVYPKALTDLFRGGQFTLVGRYRNNDDQRVTIRLSGMVQNKEQSFAYEGNLFARTVPANDFLPKLWATRRVGALMDQIRLNGENKELVDEIVALGTRHGIVTPYTSYLATETNQPPPPAPMIGGGRQNAATKPGYQAPRKDPFADQAIVRQSNNEAGAGKKKAGQEPNDPFASAPKSQAVSGAEAVRESKDVAKLRDADKAENIQSDTVRTIKNKRFYLVDQVWVDADVKADDKIPTVELKFGSDEYFALLKQKPELADYFALGTRVTVFFEGKIYRVTD from the coding sequence ATGATGACTCAGGGGTTTCGTCGCTGCTGGCAACCTGGAGGAATTTTCTTCCATGTGTTTTTGCTTCTGGTTGTGGTTGGACTCACCTCCCTCACCGCTCAGGCACAGGGAATTTTGATTCCCCAAGAGCCGAACCGCCCACGCCCACCTGTCCCGCGCCCGGTTCCAATTCCACGAACTTTAAAAATTAAAAGCATCCGCATCACGACCACCATCAAAAATCAGGTCGCCCGAACACACATTGAACAAATTTTTTTAAATGAGACGCCCTATACGCTGGAAGGGACCTACTGCTTCCCGATCCCGGAAAGTGCTTCCCTGTCTGAGTTTGCCATCTGGGAAGGCAATCGGCGACTGGTCGGCGAAGTGGTGGAACGCGCCAAAGCCCGCCAGATTTACGATAGCATCGTGCGCACCATGCGGGATCCTGGGTTGCTCGAATATTCCGGAAAAGACCTCTTTCAAGCGAGCGTGTTTCCAATTCCCGGCAATAGTGAGAAAAAAATCGAACTGGCCTATTCCCAGGTGCTGACGGGCGAAAACGGCATTGTCCGGTATCGCTACCCGCTCGGAAGCGGCCAGCGCGCCCAGGGCGAACCGCCCCAAAGCGTCGTGGGTCAGGTGGAAATTGATTCCCCAACCGCTATCAAGACGATTTACTCCCCGAGTCATTCGATTGACACCAAACGTGACGGCGAAAAGAAAGCCCGCCTGAGCTTTGAAGTCTCTGGACAAAAAGGACTTGACGACTTTCAACTCTATTATGGCCTGAGTGAAAAAGACTTTGGTGTGAGCCTCGTCACACATCGCGAACCAGGCAAAGATGGCTACTTTCTGCTCCTCATCGCCCCAAAAGTGGCCATTTCCGAGCGCGACCGATTGGCCAAAGACATCGTGTTTATCTTTGACACGTCGGGGTCAATGAGCGGCGAGAAAATCGAGAAAGCCAAAAATGCGCTCAAGTTTGGCTTACAGTCACTTTCACCAGTGGACCGGTTCAATGTGATCCGCTTTTCAGGCGAAGAACATCTGTTTGAACATGGCCTGGTTGAAGCTTCACCCGACACCATCAAACGCGCCGTCCAATATGTAGATGACTTCCGGGCTGAAGGTGGCACCAATATCAATGATTCCCTGCTGGCTGGTTTGAAATTGTTTTCCGAGAGTGCAGCCCGTCCACGGATGGTGGTGTTTGTGACCGATGGTCTCCCAACAGTCGGAACGACCGACACGGCGACAATCATCAAAAATGTCACCGCCGCCAATCAGACCCAGGCCCGAATTTTCACCTTTGGCGTTGGCTATGACGTCAATACTCAATTGCTTGACAAAATCGCCGAGCAAAATCGGGCGGTGAGTGACTACATCGAACCCAATGAAGACCTTGAAGTGAAAGTCTCGAATTTCTTTGGCCGGATCAACTATCCGGTGTTGTCGGATGTGAAGCTCGATTTTGGCGGCGTGCAGGTTGACTATGTCTATCCGAAGGCACTAACCGACCTGTTCCGAGGTGGACAATTCACGCTGGTTGGGCGCTACCGAAACAACGATGATCAGCGGGTCACAATTCGGCTCTCAGGAATGGTTCAAAATAAAGAGCAAAGCTTTGCGTATGAAGGCAACCTCTTTGCTCGAACTGTTCCAGCCAATGACTTTCTTCCCAAGCTTTGGGCCACTCGTCGGGTTGGCGCCTTGATGGATCAAATCCGACTCAACGGCGAAAACAAAGAACTGGTTGACGAAATCGTGGCACTTGGCACCCGCCATGGCATTGTGACGCCGTACACGTCATATCTTGCCACTGAAACCAATCAACCGCCGCCGCCAGCCCCGATGATCGGCGGTGGTCGCCAAAATGCAGCCACCAAACCTGGGTATCAAGCACCACGGAAGGATCCTTTTGCAGACCAGGCCATTGTTCGCCAATCAAATAATGAAGCTGGTGCCGGAAAGAAAAAGGCGGGCCAGGAACCAAATGATCCATTTGCCAGCGCACCGAAGTCTCAGGCGGTTTCCGGTGCTGAAGCGGTTCGTGAAAGCAAGGACGTCGCCAAACTCCGCGATGCGGACAAGGCTGAAAATATTCAATCCGATACCGTGCGAACGATTAAAAATAAACGGTTCTATCTGGTTGATCAGGTTTGGGTTGATGCGGATGTCAAGGCGGATGACAAGATCCCAACCGTTGAGTTGAAGTTTGGCAGCGATGAGTACTTTGCCTTGCTCAAGCAAAAACCGGAACTGGCCGACTACTTTGCCCTTGGAACACGTGTTACGGTCTTTTTCGAAGGAAAAATCTATCGCGTTACGGATTGA
- a CDS encoding RDD family protein → MSSQRPPMEVHSAPNVPAWRAELSARVRQIKARRSMEAELEAAIQEQQKLAALVAQPNVITVTAEPVAIAPVPEPPPPVVEVLKFEEIHTDEKSENPIVKAMLDRVRRASEHSRSIDAPTPPKPRSTGIHRMATTQPILTTATAPATLLSPVSEPAMPDVSLHAVPSPSVVAEPVQSPVSQLSEGQSLSAFVGSESFMGVPETDEFAFSELDAELDAVFTASGEVVRPEIVERLRAGAIDVATILISNVPLWIAVQAVGAEFTDARVAVLLTVAGILIAGVYLFGTMAVAGQTFGMQFGGLCVVCTQTRQIPTLKQAFLRAIGYVASFFTLMIGFVWAIFDPNQRGLHEHLSGTQLIRVGK, encoded by the coding sequence ATGTCATCCCAGCGCCCTCCGATGGAGGTTCATAGTGCTCCCAATGTCCCGGCGTGGCGAGCCGAATTGAGCGCTCGCGTGCGACAGATTAAAGCCCGGCGTTCGATGGAAGCCGAACTTGAAGCCGCGATTCAGGAGCAGCAAAAATTGGCCGCTCTGGTCGCTCAGCCCAATGTGATTACGGTGACGGCGGAACCGGTCGCGATTGCGCCGGTACCAGAGCCTCCCCCACCTGTGGTCGAAGTGCTGAAATTTGAAGAGATTCACACCGATGAAAAATCTGAAAACCCGATTGTGAAAGCCATGCTGGACCGGGTACGCCGGGCATCTGAACACAGTCGTTCGATTGACGCGCCAACCCCACCGAAGCCTCGGTCAACTGGGATTCATCGGATGGCGACCACCCAGCCGATTTTGACCACGGCCACGGCGCCAGCGACGTTGCTCTCACCTGTTTCGGAACCCGCGATGCCCGATGTTTCCCTACACGCGGTTCCATCGCCATCAGTTGTGGCTGAACCTGTCCAATCTCCAGTCAGCCAGCTAAGTGAAGGACAATCCCTCTCCGCATTTGTTGGCTCAGAATCCTTTATGGGTGTGCCGGAAACGGATGAGTTTGCCTTTTCAGAACTGGATGCAGAGCTGGATGCTGTCTTTACTGCCTCCGGCGAGGTTGTTCGCCCTGAAATTGTGGAGCGCTTGCGTGCCGGCGCCATTGATGTGGCTACGATACTGATTTCGAATGTGCCGCTATGGATTGCGGTTCAGGCAGTTGGGGCGGAATTTACTGACGCTCGGGTTGCCGTGCTCCTGACCGTAGCTGGTATTTTGATTGCGGGCGTGTACCTGTTTGGAACGATGGCGGTTGCTGGCCAAACCTTTGGCATGCAATTTGGCGGGTTATGTGTGGTTTGCACCCAAACGCGGCAGATTCCAACCTTAAAACAGGCATTTTTACGGGCAATTGGTTATGTTGCCTCCTTTTTTACATTGATGATTGGATTTGTTTGGGCTATTTTTGACCCCAATCAACGCGGGCTTCACGAGCACCTCTCTGGAACACAGCTCATCCGCGTCGGAAAATGA
- a CDS encoding GNAT family N-acetyltransferase, whose product MVQPSSYIIRRATLADAPALADVAAKTFHDTFAEFNSKEDMDAYMATAFSVNQLAAELADPDATFFVADTGETLAGYAKVSAGEAPPCVTGPKPFELVRLYVRQEWFGKGVAQALMQTYVDEAKAGGYQTLWLGVWEENHRAKAFYRKWGFEDVGEKVFMLGEDVQTDRVWMRQLGGMKSVPPA is encoded by the coding sequence ATGGTTCAACCTTCCTCTTATATCATCCGTCGGGCAACGCTGGCGGATGCACCTGCTCTGGCAGACGTCGCCGCCAAAACTTTCCACGACACCTTTGCTGAATTTAATTCCAAAGAAGATATGGATGCCTATATGGCAACGGCCTTTAGCGTCAATCAGCTTGCGGCTGAACTGGCCGACCCCGATGCCACATTTTTTGTGGCTGATACGGGGGAGACACTGGCTGGATATGCCAAAGTCAGTGCTGGCGAAGCCCCGCCTTGTGTAACCGGCCCTAAACCCTTTGAACTGGTCCGGCTTTATGTCCGCCAGGAATGGTTTGGAAAAGGTGTCGCTCAAGCATTGATGCAAACCTATGTTGATGAAGCCAAAGCTGGTGGCTATCAAACGCTGTGGCTTGGCGTCTGGGAAGAAAACCACCGGGCAAAAGCTTTTTACCGCAAATGGGGGTTTGAAGACGTTGGGGAAAAAGTCTTTATGTTGGGAGAGGACGTGCAAACCGACCGTGTCTGGATGCGTCAGTTAGGGGGAATGAAGTCAGTCCCACCTGCGTGA
- a CDS encoding 2,3-bisphosphoglycerate-dependent phosphoglycerate mutase, producing MANLVLIRHGESQWNLENRFTGWVDVPLSPKGEAEALAAGEKIKGMHFDYLFTSVLKRAIDTATIATGVSGHQDLPVKRDQALNERHYGDLQGLNKAETAEKFGDAQVKIWRRSYDVQPPNGESLADTAARVLPYYEAEIFPLLKQGKDVLIVAHGNSLRSLVMHLDQLTREQVIELNIPTGAPLLYELNEDGNVLSSRYL from the coding sequence ATGGCTAATTTAGTACTGATTCGTCACGGTGAATCGCAGTGGAATTTGGAAAATCGCTTTACGGGCTGGGTGGATGTGCCGCTGTCACCAAAAGGGGAAGCGGAAGCCCTCGCGGCGGGCGAAAAAATCAAAGGCATGCACTTTGACTACCTGTTTACTTCGGTGCTCAAGCGGGCGATTGATACCGCGACCATTGCCACCGGAGTTTCTGGCCACCAGGATTTGCCCGTCAAACGGGATCAAGCGCTCAATGAACGCCATTACGGTGACTTACAGGGGCTCAATAAAGCGGAAACGGCTGAAAAATTTGGAGATGCCCAGGTGAAAATCTGGCGTCGAAGTTATGATGTCCAGCCTCCAAATGGCGAAAGCCTGGCTGATACCGCCGCTCGGGTACTGCCTTACTACGAAGCTGAAATCTTCCCGCTCTTAAAGCAGGGCAAGGATGTTTTGATTGTCGCACACGGCAACAGTCTGCGCTCACTGGTGATGCACCTGGATCAATTGACCCGAGAGCAGGTGATTGAACTCAATATCCCAACTGGTGCGCCTTTGCTCTATGAACTCAACGAAGATGGAAACGTGCTTTCGTCGCGCTACCTTTAA
- the guaB gene encoding IMP dehydrogenase, with the protein MLQPDLQEALTFDDVLLLPAKSDVIPTETDTTTFFSRTIKLNIPIVSAAMDTVTESGMAIAMAQQGGIGVVHKNLSISQQYDEVDKVKRSESGMIVDPVTMTPDRPLSEALQVMARFHISGVPIVDVQGKLVGILTNRDLRFETRLHLPVSEVMTKDNLITVPIGTTLQEARGILQKHRVEKLLVVDEAFRLKGLITVKDIQKAIRYPLATKDSLGRLRVAAAIGATGDYLERAEELLRARVDALVVDTAHGHSSRVLDAVRQVKKKFPEVDVVAGNVATFEGARDLIKAGVDAVKTGVGPGSICTTRVVAGIGVPQITAVSETAKAALEAGVPLISDGGIKYSGDVTKALASGADTVMIGSLFAGTDESPGEIILYQGRSFKSYRGMGSIAAMKEGSKDRYAQEGETVESKLVPEGIEGRVPYKGPLEGMIRQLVGGVRAGMGYTGCQTIAQLKADARFIKITAAGLRESHVHDVIITKEAPNYRME; encoded by the coding sequence ATGTTACAACCAGATTTGCAGGAAGCTTTGACCTTTGATGACGTGCTGTTGTTACCTGCCAAAAGCGACGTCATTCCAACTGAAACCGACACCACCACCTTTTTTTCACGCACTATCAAACTGAATATTCCTATCGTTAGCGCCGCAATGGATACTGTCACTGAAAGTGGCATGGCCATCGCCATGGCTCAACAGGGCGGCATCGGCGTCGTTCACAAAAATCTTTCCATTAGTCAGCAATATGACGAAGTTGATAAAGTCAAACGCTCTGAAAGTGGAATGATTGTTGATCCGGTGACCATGACTCCGGATCGTCCACTGTCAGAGGCGCTCCAGGTTATGGCCCGGTTTCATATCTCTGGCGTCCCCATCGTTGATGTTCAGGGCAAACTGGTTGGAATTTTGACCAACCGCGACCTGCGTTTTGAAACCCGCCTCCACCTTCCGGTTTCGGAAGTCATGACCAAAGACAACCTGATCACGGTTCCGATTGGAACCACGCTGCAAGAAGCCCGTGGCATTTTGCAGAAGCATCGGGTTGAAAAACTCCTCGTGGTTGATGAAGCCTTTCGCCTCAAAGGCTTAATCACGGTCAAAGACATTCAAAAAGCAATTCGCTACCCGTTGGCAACCAAAGATAGCCTGGGACGACTGCGCGTCGCTGCCGCTATCGGAGCAACTGGTGATTATCTGGAACGAGCCGAAGAATTGCTTCGGGCCCGAGTTGACGCTCTGGTTGTGGATACGGCTCACGGTCATTCGTCCCGGGTCCTCGACGCTGTGCGTCAGGTGAAAAAGAAATTCCCCGAAGTTGATGTTGTGGCTGGAAACGTGGCTACGTTTGAAGGCGCCCGTGATTTGATCAAAGCCGGAGTTGATGCCGTCAAAACTGGTGTTGGACCAGGAAGTATTTGTACCACGCGGGTGGTGGCTGGCATTGGCGTACCACAAATCACTGCCGTTTCTGAAACCGCGAAAGCGGCTCTGGAAGCTGGCGTTCCACTCATTAGCGACGGTGGGATCAAATATTCTGGTGATGTCACCAAAGCCCTGGCTTCCGGCGCTGATACCGTGATGATTGGTTCGCTCTTTGCCGGTACGGATGAAAGCCCCGGTGAAATCATTCTCTATCAAGGTCGGAGTTTTAAATCGTACCGGGGAATGGGTTCAATTGCGGCGATGAAAGAGGGCAGCAAAGACCGCTATGCGCAGGAAGGCGAAACGGTCGAATCCAAACTGGTGCCGGAAGGGATTGAAGGCCGGGTACCCTATAAAGGCCCGCTTGAAGGGATGATTCGCCAACTCGTCGGTGGGGTGAGAGCCGGGATGGGGTACACAGGGTGCCAAACGATTGCACAACTCAAAGCCGACGCCCGATTCATCAAAATCACAGCAGCGGGACTTCGCGAAAGCCATGTCCACGACGTGATCATTACCAAAGAAGCGCCAAACTATCGGATGGAATAG